In a genomic window of Lycium ferocissimum isolate CSIRO_LF1 chromosome 9, AGI_CSIRO_Lferr_CH_V1, whole genome shotgun sequence:
- the LOC132032139 gene encoding uncharacterized protein LOC132032139, with protein sequence MEPELTNAELDHFLASRDPLETALVYGEDLMIDAEVEECLSILDTSCAYLRANTPFEELDRPESWKKPKPSIEEAPVLGLQPLPPHLSYSFLGSGDTLPVILSAYLTNVQVERVLRVLKDRIQALGWSIADIQGISSSFCMHKILLEEDNKPSVECQRRLNPIMKEVVKKEVIKWLDNCIIYNISDSKWMLDRLAGHDYYYFLDGYSGYNQIMIAPEDQEKITFTCPYGTFAFRRMPFGLCNAPGTFQRCMMAIFTDMVENYVKVFMDDFSIFGNSFDDCLNHLDDVLACCEETNLVLNWKKCHFMVREGIVLGHKILSNGIKVDKAKIEVIKKFPPPVSVRGVHSFL encoded by the exons ATGGAGCCCGAGCTCACTAATGCAGAGTTAGATCACTTTCTAGCTTCGCGAGATCCTTTGGAGACAGCTTTGGTGTATGGGGAAGACTTGATGATTGATGCAGAAGTCGAGGAGTGTCTTAGCATCCTTGACACTTCATGTGCTTATCTACGAGCAAACACACCATTTGAGGAGCTAGACAGACCAGAGTCATGGAAGAAGCCGAAACCATCTATTGAAGAGGCTCCAGTTCTTGGGTTGCAGCCATTACCCCCTCATCTTAGCTATTCATTCCTGGGCAGTGGAGATACATTGCCTGTAATCCTCTCTGCTTATTTGACTAATGTGCAGGTTGAACGTGTGTTACGAGTGCTAAAAGATCGAATCCAAGCCCTTGGGTGGTCGATAGCTGATATTCAAGGTATTAGTAGTTCGTTTTGCATGCACAAAATCTTATTAGAGGAGGACAACAAGCCTAGTGTTGAATGCCAGAGACGACTAAACCCGATCATGAAGGAGGTGGTGAAGAAAGAGGTAATCAAGTGGCTTGACAACTGCATTATTTATAACATCTCTGACAGCAAATGG ATGCTCGATAGATTGGCTGGGCATGATTATTATTACTTCTTGGATGGCTATTCGGGCTACAACCAGATAATGATTGCACctgaggatcaagagaaaatcACATTCACATGTCCATATGGCACGTTTGCATTCCGGAGGATGCCTTTCGGTTTGTGCAATGCTCCAGGTACTTTCCAGCGATGTATGATGGCTATTTTCACTGATATGGTGGAAAACTATGTAAAGGTATTTATGGATGACTTCTCTATTTTTGGAAATTCTTTTGATGACTGCTTGAACCATCTTGATGACGTGTTAGCTTGTTGTGAAGAAACGAACTTGGTACTTAACTGGAAAAAATGCCATTTCATGGTTCGAGAAGGCATTGTTCTTGGGCACAAGATATTGAGCAATGGAATAAAGGTTGACAAGGCGAAGATTGaagtaattaaaaaatttcCACCACCTGTTTCAGTTCGGGGAGTGCACAGTTTTCTTTGA